One segment of Corynebacterium caspium DSM 44850 DNA contains the following:
- the mfd gene encoding transcription-repair coupling factor, protein MLAGLLQQAAHDPKITGLLRHTGVPKLHITGLDQARSWLLGALAEKTPTPVLAVTATGRDAEDLAAELRAILGDKVAFFPSWETLPHERLSPGVDIIGAQAKILAHIDDYAVIVTPARALCQPLLAHAAGREPIVLREGAEYELSEITKALVFRAYEHVDMVAKRGQFAVRGGILDIFPTTSSYPVRLEFWGDELTDIRQFSVADQRTVPEILISEVEIYPARALPLTAEISHRATEIALSHPGNATLVEILHKLADGIPADGMEALIPVLVDTPMRSLPELLPDTSHIVVMAPERIRRRISDLIDTDKEFLAAGWEAAAMGANGPVAAKDLDLDASSYRSYDSLVAGAKKRGQPWWTFSPPGMMEGTEQETIPLDFATPPAPRGDIAAIEGLMSQLRVHTNEGGIAAYITPTAGAVKRMTKRFAEQGIRAHVATPGWQARSGEVTIYQALSHAGLVFKNVVVVTETDLTGNRVTDIAGAKRRPARRRNRVDPLALQKGDYVVHETHGIGRFVKMAERTITTGEDASRREYIVLDYAPAKRGQPADQLWVPMDSLDLLSRYTGGEAPTLSKMGGSDWKNAKKKARAAVREIANELVELYAKRQGAPGHAFAPDTPWQREMEDNFPYVETEDQMAAIEAVKEDMEKPTPMDRVVIGDVGYGKTEVAVRAAFKAVQDGCQVAVLVPTTLLAQQHMQTFSQRMDGFALNMQVLSRFTTAKESKEILRGLADGTVDIVIGTHRLLQTGVQWKNLGLIIVDEEQRFGVEHKEHIKALRTHVDVLTMSATPIPRTLEMSMSGIREMSQILTPPEDRHPVLTYVGAEEPQQIAAAIRRELLRDGQVFFIHNRVKDIDKRARELRDLVPEARIVIAHGQMNEEQLEKTVQGFWDREFDVLVCTTIVETGLDIANANTLIVENAHYMGLAQLHQLRGRVGRSRERGYAYFLYPKDATLTETSYERLATIAQNNDLGAGMAVAMKDLEMRGAGNVLGAQQSGHIAGVGFDLYMRLVGEAVDTFRAMAKGEVLDATDQGPKEIRIDLPVDAHIPDTYINSERLRLEVYRKLAASENNADLVLIREEIEDRYGPIPAEVERLFAMSRLRHQARRAGISEILVQGTRIKIHPVVLADSQQIRLKRLYPGSTFRAAAKAIQLGFPKAGRRISDPNLRDEDLLQWLADFLSDMFGVDRLDIRTGEVPRKPAPEPTGRRRRNLPETFSFGG, encoded by the coding sequence ATGCTCGCAGGTTTACTGCAGCAAGCGGCCCACGATCCCAAAATAACCGGCTTATTGCGGCATACCGGAGTGCCGAAATTACATATCACCGGCCTTGATCAAGCCCGCTCCTGGCTGCTAGGAGCCTTGGCCGAAAAAACCCCCACCCCAGTGCTAGCCGTAACTGCAACTGGTCGTGATGCCGAAGATTTAGCCGCTGAATTGCGCGCCATACTAGGCGATAAAGTAGCTTTCTTTCCCTCCTGGGAAACTTTGCCCCATGAGCGATTAAGCCCCGGGGTAGATATCATTGGCGCCCAAGCAAAAATTTTGGCCCATATTGATGACTACGCAGTAATTGTCACCCCAGCTAGAGCCCTATGCCAACCCCTGTTGGCACATGCTGCAGGCCGCGAGCCAATAGTCTTGCGCGAAGGCGCAGAATATGAACTCTCCGAAATAACTAAAGCCCTAGTATTTCGCGCCTATGAACACGTAGATATGGTGGCTAAACGCGGCCAATTTGCTGTGCGCGGGGGTATCTTAGATATTTTCCCGACCACTTCAAGTTATCCTGTCCGCCTGGAATTCTGGGGCGATGAACTAACTGATATCCGCCAGTTTTCTGTCGCTGACCAGCGCACAGTGCCAGAAATACTTATCTCTGAAGTAGAAATCTATCCTGCCCGTGCCTTGCCGCTAACTGCAGAAATATCGCACCGGGCAACCGAAATAGCGCTTTCCCACCCAGGCAATGCCACCTTAGTTGAGATCCTGCACAAACTAGCCGATGGCATTCCAGCTGATGGCATGGAAGCCCTCATCCCAGTTCTAGTAGATACCCCCATGCGCTCACTACCAGAACTATTGCCAGATACTAGCCATATTGTCGTTATGGCCCCGGAAAGAATCCGGCGCCGAATCTCAGATCTAATTGATACCGATAAAGAATTCCTAGCCGCTGGGTGGGAAGCCGCAGCGATGGGAGCAAATGGCCCAGTAGCAGCCAAAGATTTAGATCTAGATGCCTCCTCTTATCGTTCCTATGACTCCCTGGTAGCCGGCGCTAAAAAACGCGGCCAACCCTGGTGGACCTTCTCCCCACCGGGGATGATGGAAGGCACCGAACAAGAAACCATCCCCCTAGATTTTGCCACCCCACCGGCCCCCCGCGGTGATATCGCTGCTATCGAAGGGCTGATGAGTCAGCTGCGCGTACACACCAACGAAGGTGGCATCGCAGCATATATAACCCCAACTGCTGGGGCAGTTAAACGGATGACTAAGCGCTTTGCCGAACAAGGCATTCGCGCCCACGTCGCTACCCCCGGATGGCAAGCACGCAGTGGAGAAGTAACTATCTACCAGGCATTAAGCCATGCTGGCCTGGTATTTAAAAATGTGGTGGTGGTCACCGAAACTGACCTCACCGGCAACCGCGTAACCGATATTGCCGGGGCAAAACGACGCCCCGCTAGAAGACGCAACCGCGTAGACCCCCTCGCGCTACAAAAAGGCGACTACGTAGTACACGAAACACATGGCATCGGCCGCTTCGTGAAGATGGCAGAACGCACCATTACCACCGGTGAAGACGCCTCGCGCCGGGAATATATAGTGCTTGACTACGCCCCAGCTAAACGCGGTCAACCAGCAGACCAACTCTGGGTACCCATGGATTCCTTGGATCTACTAAGCCGATACACCGGTGGGGAAGCCCCAACTTTATCGAAAATGGGCGGCTCCGATTGGAAAAACGCCAAGAAAAAAGCGCGCGCCGCCGTTCGAGAAATCGCCAATGAGCTAGTAGAGCTCTACGCCAAACGCCAAGGTGCCCCCGGCCACGCCTTTGCCCCAGATACTCCCTGGCAGCGCGAAATGGAAGATAACTTCCCCTATGTTGAAACCGAAGACCAAATGGCTGCAATCGAGGCCGTAAAAGAAGATATGGAAAAACCCACCCCCATGGATCGGGTGGTAATTGGAGATGTTGGCTACGGCAAAACCGAAGTAGCCGTACGCGCGGCCTTCAAAGCAGTCCAAGATGGCTGCCAAGTAGCCGTCCTGGTGCCCACAACATTATTAGCCCAACAACATATGCAAACCTTTAGCCAACGCATGGATGGATTCGCCCTAAACATGCAGGTCCTATCGCGTTTCACCACCGCTAAAGAATCCAAAGAAATCCTCAGAGGGCTAGCCGATGGCACCGTCGATATCGTTATTGGCACCCACCGGCTCCTACAAACAGGAGTGCAGTGGAAAAACCTCGGGCTCATCATTGTCGACGAAGAACAACGCTTTGGCGTAGAGCATAAAGAACACATCAAAGCCCTGCGCACCCATGTCGACGTGCTCACCATGTCAGCTACCCCAATCCCGCGTACCCTAGAAATGTCGATGTCTGGGATCCGGGAAATGTCCCAAATTCTTACCCCACCAGAAGATCGCCACCCAGTGCTCACCTATGTTGGTGCAGAAGAACCCCAACAAATAGCCGCCGCAATTAGACGCGAACTTTTGCGTGATGGCCAAGTATTTTTCATCCACAACCGGGTAAAAGATATTGATAAACGCGCCCGCGAACTCCGCGACCTAGTACCCGAAGCCCGCATCGTGATAGCCCACGGGCAAATGAATGAAGAACAACTCGAAAAAACTGTACAAGGGTTCTGGGATCGCGAATTCGACGTCCTGGTATGTACCACCATCGTGGAAACCGGGCTAGATATCGCCAATGCTAATACCCTGATCGTAGAAAACGCCCACTATATGGGCTTAGCACAACTACATCAGCTCCGCGGACGTGTTGGGCGCTCGCGCGAACGCGGCTACGCATACTTCCTATATCCCAAAGATGCCACGCTTACCGAAACCTCCTATGAGCGCCTCGCAACTATCGCCCAAAATAATGATCTCGGCGCCGGCATGGCCGTAGCCATGAAAGACCTCGAAATGCGTGGCGCCGGTAACGTCCTAGGGGCCCAACAATCAGGCCATATTGCCGGAGTCGGATTCGACCTCTACATGCGCCTGGTAGGAGAAGCCGTGGATACCTTCCGCGCCATGGCCAAAGGTGAAGTCCTAGATGCCACCGACCAAGGCCCCAAGGAAATCCGCATAGATCTTCCCGTAGACGCCCATATTCCCGATACCTATATCAACTCTGAACGCCTGCGTCTGGAGGTCTACCGCAAACTGGCAGCTTCTGAAAATAATGCCGATCTAGTGCTTATCCGCGAGGAAATAGAAGACCGCTATGGCCCTATCCCTGCGGAAGTAGAACGCTTATTTGCGATGTCTAGGTTGCGGCATCAAGCGCGCCGGGCTGGTATTTCAGAGATCCTGGTACAAGGTACCCGCATCAAGATACATCCGGTGGTGCTGGCAGATTCGCAGCAAATTCGCCTAAAACGCCTATATCCTGGCTCTACTTTCCGCGCTGCTGCTAAAGCTATCCAACTGGGCTTTCCAAAGGCTGGCCGACGCATTTCAGATCCAAATCTTCGCGATGAGGATCTCTTGCAATGGTTGGCAGATTTCCTAAGCGATATGTTTGGGGTAGATAGGTTAGATATCCGGACCGGGGAAGTGCCCCGAAAACCGGCTCCAGAACCAACCGGGCGCCGGCGTCGTAACCTTCCAGAGACCTTCAGCTTTGGTGGCTAA
- a CDS encoding TetR/AcrR family transcriptional regulator has translation MVRKRMRGPQRRQQLIEVGRTLFAQRGFDGTSMEEIAAQAGVSKPVVYEHFGDKSGVYAAVVEQELVGLERVIRESLTRGRAKKRVETAVIALLTYIEQDTEGFQILVRDASKGNGSTYATLLNTAVEELSHILAANFERNKLDASTAILYGQALVGMVSMTAQWWLDNRDVDKSTVAAHIVNLCWNGLAALEAEPELSDHTQKVIEVLEKEGI, from the coding sequence ATGGTTCGGAAGCGTATGCGGGGCCCCCAAAGGCGCCAACAGCTCATTGAGGTAGGCAGAACTCTTTTTGCCCAACGTGGATTCGACGGCACCTCCATGGAGGAAATTGCTGCTCAGGCAGGAGTTTCTAAGCCGGTAGTCTATGAACACTTCGGGGATAAATCCGGGGTTTATGCTGCCGTGGTCGAACAAGAACTGGTGGGTTTGGAAAGAGTAATCCGGGAATCTTTAACCCGGGGACGTGCTAAAAAAAGAGTAGAAACTGCAGTCATTGCTCTACTTACCTATATTGAACAAGACACTGAAGGTTTCCAGATTTTGGTCCGGGATGCCTCCAAAGGCAATGGCAGCACCTATGCCACTTTGCTAAATACTGCTGTGGAGGAGCTTTCCCATATTCTGGCCGCCAATTTCGAGCGCAATAAACTAGATGCTTCCACTGCTATTTTGTATGGGCAAGCTCTAGTTGGCATGGTGTCTATGACAGCACAGTGGTGGTTGGATAATCGTGATGTGGATAAATCCACCGTGGCTGCCCATATTGTGAACTTATGTTGGAATGGGCTGGCGGCTCTGGAAGCAGAACCAGAGCTTTCTGATCACACCCAAAAAGTTATCGAAGTATTGGAAAAGGAAGGCATCTAG
- a CDS encoding multicopper oxidase family protein: MRTTRRTFFKAATFLALGAAASPLLGGCSMIGGSPRQGWDGARRALPIPPLEKGKLISGVRHFELFAGEHTAEILPGVQTKVWGFNGAHLGPVLYMQRGEKIAATVHNELPEMTTIHWHGMKLPAIADGGPHSPIEPGKSWTANWEVEQAAATVWYHPHPHEATALHAYRGLAGAIVIDDEVAASLEIPKEYGVDDIPLVLMDQKFLADGQLDEFSDADLGLMGDVPTVNGITNPEFKATTTRVRFRILDAATMRFFNLRFSDGRSFHVIATDSGFLDTPHEVKELPLGPGERMEIVVDLKPEENLTLEAIPYPDNMGVPKGKNYVDFRLSDSFPLLHIVGPDADAKISEIAALPATLVPIAAPAITPDAVRREFRLNTFSINEQSMDMERVDFTIERDAPEVWVVTNENRDWPHNFHIHNCRFLVIEHDNSAEAVWTTGWKDTVTLPPGTTVKLLVDMAYHPDPNWAYMYHCHMLLHEDEGMMGQFVITRPGEPAALDTPGLHSMKGHKH; this comes from the coding sequence ATGCGCACTACTCGGAGAACTTTCTTTAAGGCCGCCACCTTTCTAGCTTTGGGTGCTGCTGCAAGCCCCCTACTTGGGGGATGCAGCATGATTGGGGGAAGTCCGCGACAGGGGTGGGACGGTGCCCGGAGGGCCCTTCCGATCCCGCCTTTGGAAAAGGGGAAACTAATTTCAGGGGTGCGCCATTTTGAGCTCTTCGCCGGGGAGCATACGGCAGAAATCCTGCCGGGGGTGCAAACTAAAGTTTGGGGTTTTAATGGTGCCCATCTGGGTCCGGTGTTGTATATGCAGCGCGGCGAAAAAATTGCTGCCACCGTCCATAATGAGCTGCCAGAAATGACCACCATCCATTGGCATGGCATGAAACTTCCAGCTATTGCCGATGGAGGCCCGCATTCACCTATTGAGCCTGGAAAAAGTTGGACGGCTAACTGGGAAGTGGAACAGGCCGCGGCTACAGTTTGGTACCATCCCCACCCGCATGAAGCTACCGCATTGCATGCATATCGGGGTTTAGCTGGGGCGATTGTCATTGATGATGAAGTAGCGGCCAGCTTGGAAATTCCCAAGGAATATGGGGTAGATGATATTCCCTTGGTGTTAATGGATCAGAAATTCCTAGCAGATGGCCAGCTAGATGAGTTCTCTGATGCAGATTTAGGACTCATGGGAGATGTGCCCACTGTAAATGGCATTACTAATCCAGAATTTAAGGCCACCACTACCAGGGTGCGATTCCGGATTTTAGATGCTGCCACCATGCGTTTTTTCAACCTCCGCTTTTCCGATGGACGCAGTTTTCATGTAATTGCCACTGATTCTGGCTTCCTAGATACCCCGCATGAGGTTAAGGAATTACCGCTGGGGCCAGGGGAGCGAATGGAAATAGTGGTAGATCTAAAACCAGAGGAGAATCTAACTCTAGAAGCTATCCCTTATCCAGATAATATGGGCGTGCCAAAGGGGAAGAATTATGTTGATTTCCGACTCTCAGATAGCTTCCCGCTATTGCATATTGTGGGCCCGGATGCCGATGCCAAGATCTCTGAAATAGCGGCACTACCGGCAACTTTGGTCCCGATTGCTGCGCCCGCAATTACTCCAGATGCGGTGCGACGAGAATTTAGGCTCAATACCTTCAGTATCAATGAGCAGAGCATGGATATGGAACGCGTTGATTTCACCATTGAACGCGATGCTCCGGAAGTTTGGGTGGTAACTAATGAAAACCGGGACTGGCCACATAATTTCCATATCCACAATTGCCGTTTCTTAGTGATAGAACATGATAATAGCGCGGAGGCAGTCTGGACTACCGGTTGGAAAGATACCGTAACTTTGCCTCCGGGAACCACGGTAAAACTGCTGGTAGATATGGCTTACCACCCTGATCCCAACTGGGCATATATGTATCATTGCCATATGTTGCTCCATGAAGATGAAGGCATGATGGGACAATTTGTGATTACCCGGCCAGGTGAGCCTGCGGCCCTGGATACTCCCGGCTTGCACTCGATGAAGGGGCATAAACACTAG
- the glmU gene encoding bifunctional UDP-N-acetylglucosamine diphosphorylase/glucosamine-1-phosphate N-acetyltransferase GlmU, whose amino-acid sequence MADSPSCAVIVLAAGAGTRMKSAVQKTLHTIGGRSLLSHSLHAAAGLNPQSIVAVVGHQREQVAPAVEEIAVELGRPILQAVQDSQFGTGHAVRCGLSQLPDFQGTVVVTNGDVPLLTPATLARLVEAHSGAAVTVLSIEVDEPAGYGRIVRNEEGEVTAIVEHKDASHAERRIREVNSGVFAFDATVLRAALAELRTNNAQGELYITDVVAIARTAGHTVRAFVADDPRELTGVNDRMQLAAAGYELNRRKVEAVMREGATIVDPNSTFIDVTVQVGTDVLIEPGTQLRGHTVIADNTIIGPDTTLVNMQVGAGATVIRTHALDSVIGPEASVGPFTYIRPGTKLGPGAKLGGFVEAKNADIGRNSKVPHLTYVGDATIGEESNIGASSVFVNYDGVEKHHTVVGNHVRTGSDTMFIAPVTIGDGVYSGAGTVIKDDVPPGALVVSGAKQRNIEGWVAKKRPGTPAAQAALAALAASETHDDN is encoded by the coding sequence ATGGCTGATTCCCCCTCTTGTGCAGTGATAGTGCTTGCTGCCGGTGCTGGAACACGCATGAAATCCGCGGTTCAAAAAACTTTGCACACTATTGGCGGGCGCAGCCTGTTATCGCATAGTTTGCACGCAGCTGCGGGGTTGAATCCGCAATCCATAGTCGCGGTGGTGGGCCACCAACGCGAACAGGTCGCTCCAGCGGTAGAAGAAATTGCTGTTGAGCTGGGACGCCCCATTTTGCAAGCAGTTCAAGATAGCCAATTTGGTACTGGACATGCCGTGCGCTGTGGGCTTTCCCAATTGCCAGATTTTCAGGGCACCGTCGTAGTTACCAATGGTGACGTGCCCCTATTAACCCCGGCCACTCTGGCTCGGTTAGTGGAGGCCCATAGTGGGGCTGCGGTTACTGTGCTTAGCATTGAAGTAGATGAACCTGCTGGTTATGGACGTATTGTCCGTAATGAAGAAGGCGAAGTTACAGCGATTGTGGAGCATAAAGATGCCTCGCACGCGGAACGACGCATCCGGGAAGTTAACTCTGGGGTTTTTGCATTTGATGCCACTGTTTTAAGAGCTGCCCTGGCAGAACTTCGCACGAATAATGCGCAAGGAGAGCTCTACATCACCGATGTGGTAGCTATTGCGCGCACTGCTGGACATACTGTGCGCGCTTTTGTCGCCGATGATCCGCGCGAGCTAACCGGGGTAAATGACCGCATGCAGTTAGCGGCAGCTGGATATGAGCTAAATCGGCGCAAAGTAGAAGCGGTTATGCGCGAGGGTGCGACCATTGTGGACCCCAACAGCACTTTTATTGATGTAACCGTACAGGTAGGAACAGATGTCCTAATTGAGCCTGGCACTCAGCTGCGCGGCCATACCGTCATTGCCGATAACACTATTATTGGTCCAGATACTACCTTGGTAAATATGCAGGTAGGAGCCGGTGCTACGGTGATTCGCACGCACGCTTTGGATTCCGTAATTGGGCCAGAAGCTAGCGTGGGCCCATTTACTTATATTCGCCCCGGCACCAAGCTTGGCCCGGGGGCAAAATTGGGCGGATTTGTGGAGGCTAAAAATGCTGATATTGGACGCAATTCCAAAGTCCCCCACCTAACTTATGTAGGTGATGCCACTATCGGGGAGGAATCAAATATTGGGGCCTCTTCAGTATTTGTGAATTACGACGGTGTCGAAAAGCATCACACAGTAGTAGGAAATCATGTGCGTACCGGCTCCGATACCATGTTCATTGCCCCGGTGACCATTGGTGATGGGGTGTACTCCGGAGCAGGTACAGTTATCAAAGACGATGTCCCTCCAGGGGCCCTTGTGGTTTCTGGAGCTAAGCAACGTAATATCGAAGGCTGGGTAGCTAAGAAGCGCCCCGGCACGCCAGCAGCTCAGGCTGCCTTGGCAGCTTTGGCCGCATCTGAAACCCACGACGACAACTAA
- a CDS encoding ribose-phosphate diphosphokinase, whose protein sequence is MVAHWKQTHKNMMLFSGRAHPELADQVSQELGIELTPTTARDFANGEIFVRFEESVRGSDCFVIQSHTQPMNQWLMEQLIMIDALKRGSARTITAILPFYPYARQDKKHRGREPISARLVADLLTTAGADRIVSVDLHTDQIQGFFDGPVDHMHAMPILTDYIKNKYDLENICVVSPDAGRVKTAEKWANILGDAPLAFVHKTRSVDIANHVVANRVVGEVAGKNCVLLDDMIDTGGTIAGAAKVLYEAGAKSVLIACTHGVFSPPARERLLSCGAEEIITTNTLPQDTTGWEGKLTVLSLAPLLARTINEIFENGSVTTLFEGQA, encoded by the coding sequence ATGGTTGCCCACTGGAAGCAAACCCACAAAAATATGATGCTCTTTTCCGGCCGTGCACACCCGGAACTAGCAGATCAGGTATCCCAAGAACTCGGCATCGAGCTCACTCCTACAACTGCACGAGATTTCGCCAATGGGGAAATATTTGTGCGCTTTGAAGAGTCCGTTCGCGGCTCTGATTGCTTTGTTATTCAGTCTCACACTCAGCCCATGAATCAGTGGCTAATGGAGCAACTTATTATGATCGACGCTCTCAAACGTGGATCTGCGCGCACTATTACCGCTATTTTGCCTTTCTATCCTTATGCCCGTCAGGATAAAAAACACCGTGGTCGCGAACCGATTTCTGCCCGTTTGGTGGCTGATCTTCTAACTACTGCTGGGGCAGACCGCATCGTGTCAGTGGACTTGCATACTGACCAAATTCAGGGTTTCTTTGATGGCCCCGTAGATCATATGCACGCCATGCCGATCTTGACTGATTATATTAAGAACAAATATGACCTGGAAAATATTTGTGTCGTATCCCCAGATGCAGGCCGGGTTAAAACCGCTGAAAAATGGGCCAATATTTTAGGCGATGCACCGCTGGCTTTCGTACATAAAACCCGCAGCGTAGATATTGCAAACCATGTTGTAGCTAATCGGGTAGTTGGGGAAGTAGCTGGCAAAAACTGTGTGCTTCTAGATGACATGATTGATACCGGGGGAACTATTGCTGGGGCAGCTAAGGTGCTCTATGAAGCCGGAGCGAAATCTGTGCTAATTGCTTGTACACACGGGGTATTTTCCCCTCCAGCACGCGAACGGCTCTTATCTTGTGGGGCAGAAGAAATTATTACCACCAATACTCTTCCCCAAGACACCACCGGATGGGAAGGCAAATTAACCGTACTTTCCCTAGCTCCATTGCTTGCACGCACTATTAATGAAATCTTCGAAAATGGTTCTGTAACCACCCTTTTTGAAGGTCAAGCTTAA
- a CDS encoding 50S ribosomal protein L25/general stress protein Ctc: MASYPTIEGKERKEFGKGAARRLRREWQIPGVIYSAGMETLHFSVGRLEMTKIIRKNGINAVIQMDIEGEKHLTMVKHVDQNPLTLDIDHLDLYAIKRGEKVEVEVPVVLVGEPAAGTIAIQNMDLVLIESDVMEIPEEITIDITDLEVDTQILASDLKLPSSAVLIGEAEDVFVSITWPDSESDSESETTAADAAEDAENDAE, encoded by the coding sequence ATGGCTTCCTACCCCACCATTGAAGGTAAAGAGCGCAAGGAATTTGGCAAGGGTGCAGCCCGTCGCCTCCGTCGCGAATGGCAGATCCCTGGCGTTATTTATTCCGCCGGAATGGAAACCCTGCATTTTTCCGTCGGCCGCCTAGAGATGACCAAGATCATCCGTAAAAACGGCATCAACGCTGTTATCCAGATGGATATTGAGGGCGAAAAGCACCTCACTATGGTCAAGCATGTTGACCAGAACCCCCTTACTCTTGATATTGACCACCTAGACCTCTATGCCATTAAGCGTGGCGAAAAGGTTGAGGTTGAAGTTCCAGTAGTTCTAGTTGGTGAGCCTGCTGCAGGTACCATTGCCATCCAGAATATGGACCTTGTGCTCATTGAATCTGATGTAATGGAAATCCCAGAAGAGATCACCATCGATATCACTGACCTCGAAGTTGATACCCAGATTCTTGCTTCTGACCTCAAGCTTCCTAGCTCTGCCGTTTTGATTGGCGAAGCAGAAGATGTCTTCGTTTCTATCACCTGGCCAGATTCTGAATCTGATTCCGAATCTGAGACCACTGCAGCAGATGCAGCCGAAGATGCTGAAAACGACGCAGAATAA